A section of the Oryzias latipes chromosome 10, ASM223467v1 genome encodes:
- the limch1 gene encoding LIM and calponin homology domains-containing protein 1 isoform X1, producing the protein MASPVADAGLSQQHPLNSAAGSAFQEAQKWIEAATGRSFGDKDFRGNLENGIFLCELLSSIKPGLVKKINRLPTPIAGLDNLTAFLRGCEELGLKGSQLFDPGDLQDTSTRPTAKGSDCSRRLKNVLITVYWLGRAANSFTSYSGPTLDLKEFEALLSQMQKEAEVTESPSLSIRDSGYIDCWDSERSDSLSPPRHGREDSFDSLDSFGSRSQQTPSPDVLAVRGSSDGRGSDSESDGLPNRKMPDIHKDDMLARRTSVTELRTAMPFNQYLPNKSNQSGYVPLALRKKKNNKEADGGGSWSTTTSPVGGSRPCSTPARSCSEELLAHSASVVTNNTINAAGGHQTDTHQQDAGGAGAKGGDTLAFQSLALTTSDFSVLPSAMATTSTGTSDTDRQKGMTLSERDDGKEEKPWLDFFLPATSMSMVDMHGEENRLQPHSQVRHEQMLNQYNQMKEEESHWQDDLARWKSRRRSISQDLIKKEEERKLMEQLLTGHVDISQRRRSIKTYREIVQDKEQREEELRLAYKQAKTPEEASAILHRYAQRFSVSEAVLERLQLPKLLDRSVSADPSFPISLSASPTTPDPFDEDPDGPLKYLRQHSAPTPKFTSTLEARIEEIPKEPPSQQRLHVRSRSSEPPSTRALSPKAVPLLSPKPYIQFRPAAAETRDSKTGRVLQVNGEDSIGAPHMKPQSEERETPHFQASPSSSGNKASDTSTHSDEGGRPSSTTASLTSCCSEAATQDIRQEHAIERSTPPSRPTSLPEKLQTPDGSFVETVGHPNAPLNTTDQQAPPAGLSPTLLPSHLVVDFTVEEKAKQEQQKTELTSENLSSLIRSEMHTQKNKPKTAAEPSQTETKLSLEASASFGYQPSRETPADFEISVRSLQATSNPKLRWEFFALSEDAEKDQCKNVSVPVFPQAKREDRWSWDPDEERKRQERWQQEQEHMLQEKYQREQEKLKEEWEKAQREVMEEERKYREEERRILEETVMPLTPRSSALPSPSRGELMSSSGAQDTIFQSQPEREHIQEVLEGQTRTTEENRRSDISTAEESSKAARSLVSQNSSQAESSGRQTPFPAQSSAPVKTPHVHTADSSRPSRPAGEQRNDLMGSSVGHSSPKPPAAADAQPPAPSRSVSGKKLCSSCTQPLGKGAAMIIETLSLYFHIHCFKCGLCKGQLGDTTTGTDVRIRNGLLNCHQCYIRSRSAGQPTTL; encoded by the exons GGGAAGTGACTGCAGTCGAAGGCTCAAAAAC GTTTTGATTACCGTCTACTGGCTTGGTCGTGCTGCCAACAGCTTCACCTCCTACAGTGGGCCAACACTGGACCTAAAAGAGTTTGAGGCCCTGCTGTCACAAATGCAAAAG GAGGCAGAGGTGACGGAAAGCCCAAGTCTCAGCATCCGGGACAGTGGCTATATCGACTGCTGGGACTCTGAGCGCAGTGACTCTCTGTCTCCGCCGCGTCACGGGCGCGAGGATTCATTTGACAGCCTGGACTCCTTTGGTTCCCGCTCACAGCAGACCCCATCGCCAGATGTCCTGGCTGTCCGCGGTAGTAGTGATG gccgTGGCAGTGACTCAGAGTCTGATGGCCTTCCGAACAGGAAGATGCCAGACATCCATAAGGATGACATGTTGGCGCGGCGAACATCAGTCACTGAGCTACGGACCGCCATGCCGTTCAACCAGTACCTGCCCAATAAGAGCAATCAGAGCGGATATGTGCCGCTGGCGCTCCGCAAGAAGAAGAACAACAAAGAAGCAGACGGAGGCGGAAGCTGGAGTACTACCACCTCACCTGTGGGGGGGAGTAGGCCTTGCAG TACTCCAGCCCGCTCATGCTCAGAGGAACTCCTTGCACATTCAGCATCTGTTGTAACAAACAACACCATCAACGCGGCTGGAGGACATCAGACGGATACACACCAACAGGATGCAGGAGGCGCAGGTGCAAAGGGAGGTGATACACTGGCTTTTCAGAGCCTGGCCTTGACTACTTCTGACTTCAGTGTGTTGCCCAGTGCCATGGCAACCACTTCAACGGGAACATCAGATACAGACCGACAAAAGGGAATGACACTAAGTGAGAGAGATGACGGAAAAGAAGAGAAACCTTGGTTGGACTTCTTTCTTCCAGCAAC GAGTATGAGTATGGTGGACATGCACGGTGAGGAAAATAGGCTGCAGCCACACAGTCAGGTGCGTCACGAGCAGATGCTCAACCAGTACAACCAGATGAAGGAAGAGGAAAGTCACTGGCAGGAT GACCTGGCCCGATGGAAAAGTCGTAGGAGGAGTATATCTCAGGATCTCAttaaaaaagaggaggagaggaaactGATGGAGCAGTTATTGACaggacatgtggacatttctcagaggaggagaagcaTCAAGACTTACAGAGAGATAGTCCAGGACAA GGAGCAGCGTGAGGAGGAGCTGCGACTGGCATACAAACAAGCTAAAACTCCAGAGGAAGCATCAGCCATCCTTCACCGTTATGCACAGCGTTTCTCCGTCAGTGAAGCCGTACTGGAACGCCTGCAGCTGCCAAAGCTCCTGGACCGCAGCGTGTCCGCTGACCCTTCCTTCCCAATCTCTCTGTCAGCCTCTCCCACAACTCCAGATCCTTTTGATGAAGACCCAGACGGGCCCTTGAAATATCTGCGACAACATTCAGCACCAACTCCAAAGTTTACGTCAACACTGGAGGCACGAATAGAAGAGATTCCCAAAGAGCCACCGTCCCAGCAGAGACTTCACGTCCGCTCTCGCTCATCGGAGCCGCCCTCAACCCGAGCCCTATCCCCCAAAGCTGTGCCTTTGCTCTCCCCCAAGCCTTACATCCAGTTCCGACCTGCTGCAGCTGAAACCAGGGACAGCAAG acagGACGTGTACTGCAGGTAAACGGTGAAGACAGCATTGGTGCTCCTCACATGAAGCCCCAGAGTGAGGAGAGAGAAACTCCTCACTTCCAGGCATCTCCCTCCTCGTCTGGAAACAAGGCTTCAGACACCTCAACCCACAGTGATGAAGGAGGGAGGCCGTCCTCGACAACGGCCTCTCTGACAAGCTGCTGCTCTGAGGCAGCTACCCAGGACATCCGCCAAGAGCACGCCATTGAGCGCTCCACACCTCCCAGCCGCCCTACTTCACTCCCAGAG AAGCTGCAAACGCCAGATGGAAGCTTTGTTGAGACTGTGGGTCACCCCAATGCACCGTTAAACACTACAGATCAACAAGCGCCACCTGCAGGTCTGAGTCCCACACTGCTCCCCTCACACCTTGTGGTGGATTTCACAGTGGAAGAAA AAGCCAAACAGGAGCAACAGAAAACTGAGCTCACCAGTGAAAATCTCTCAAGCCTGATCCggtcagaaatgcacacacagaaaaacaagccCAAAACCGCAGCG GAACCCTCACAAACAGAGACGAAGCTCAGCTTGGAAGCTTCAGCATCGTTTGGATATCAACCCTCGAGGGAAACTCCAGCAG ACTTTGAAATCAGTGTCAGGTCTCTGCAGGCAACCAGCAACCCTAAGTTACGCTGGGAGTTCTTCGCTCTGTCAG AGGACGCAGAAAAGGATCAGTGCAAAAAT GTTTCAGTGCCGGTATTTCCCCAGGCCAAGCGGGAAGACCGCTGGTCTTGGGACCCGGATGAGGAGCGAAAGCGTCAGGAAAGGTGGCAGCAAGAGCAGGAGCACATGCTGCAG GAGAAGTACCAGCGAGAGCAGGAGAAGTTGAAGGAGGAGTGGGAGAAAGCGCAGAGGGAAGtcatggaggaggagaggaaataCCGTGAGGAG GAACGAAGGATACTGGAAGAAACGGTGATGCCGCTGACGCCCCGCTCATCAGCCTTGCCCTCGCCCAGCCGGGGGGAGCTAATGTCCTCCTCTGGGGCTCAGGACACAATCTTCCAGTCACAACCTGAGCGAGAACACATACAGGAAGTGCTGGAGGGGCAGACA AGAACCACAGAGGAGAACAGGAGGAGTGACATCAGCACCGCTGAGGAGAGCTCCAAAGCTGCCAGAAG CTTGGTGAGTCAGAACAGCAGTCAGGCAGAGAGTTCTGGTCGCCAAACACCTTTTCCAGCCCAGTCTTCAGCTCCAGTGAAGACGCCACATGTGCACACGGCAGACAGCAGCAGACCCAGCCGGCCTGCAGGAGAGCAAAG GAATGACCTGATGGGTTCTAGCGTAGGCCACAGCTCCCCAAAgcctcctgcagcagcagacgCTCAGCCTCCAGCGCCCAGCAG GTCTGTCAGTGGGAAGAAGCTGTGCTCCAGCTGCACTCAGCCATTAGGGAAAGGTGCAGCAATGATCATCGAGACTCTCAGTCTCTATTTCCACATCCACTGCTTCAAG TGTGGTCTGTGCAAAGGGCAGTTAGGCGACACAACCACCGGCACCGACGTCCGGATCAGAAACGGGCTCCTGAACTGCCACCAGTGCTACATCCGCTCCCGCT CGGCTGGACAGCCAACCACATTGTGA
- the limch1 gene encoding LIM and calponin homology domains-containing protein 1 isoform X6: protein MASPVADAGLSQQHPLNSAAGSAFQEAQKWIEAATGRSFGDKDFRGNLENGIFLCELLSSIKPGLVKKINRLPTPIAGLDNLTAFLRGCEELGLKGSQLFDPGDLQDTSTRPTAKGSDCSRRLKNVLITVYWLGRAANSFTSYSGPTLDLKEFEALLSQMQKEAEVTESPSLSIRDSGYIDCWDSERSDSLSPPRHGREDSFDSLDSFGSRSQQTPSPDVLAVRGSSDGRGSDSESDGLPNRKMPDIHKDDMLARRTSVTELRTAMPFNQYLPNKSNQSGYVPLALRKKKNNKEADGGGSWSTTTSPVGGSRPCSTPARSCSEELLAHSASVVTNNTINAAGGHQTDTHQQDAGGAGAKGGDTLAFQSLALTTSDFSVLPSAMATTSTGTSDTDRQKGMTLSERDDGKEEKPWLDFFLPATSMSMVDMHGEENRLQPHSQVRHEQMLNQYNQMKEEESHWQDDLARWKSRRRSISQDLIKKEEERKLMEQLLTGHVDISQRRRSIKTYREIVQDKEQREEELRLAYKQAKTPEEASAILHRYAQRFSVSEAVLERLQLPKLLDRSVSADPSFPISLSASPTTPDPFDEDPDGPLKYLRQHSAPTPKFTSTLEARIEEIPKEPPSQQRLHVRSRSSEPPSTRALSPKAVPLLSPKPYIQFRPAAAETRDSKTGRVLQVNGEDSIGAPHMKPQSEERETPHFQASPSSSGNKASDTSTHSDEGGRPSSTTASLTSCCSEAATQDIRQEHAIERSTPPSRPTSLPEKLQTPDGSFVETVGHPNAPLNTTDQQAPPAGLSPTLLPSHLVVDFTVEEKAKQEQQKTELTSENLSSLIRSEMHTQKNKPKTAAEPSQTETKLSLEASASFGYQPSRETPADFEISVRSLQATSNPKLRWEFFALSEDAEKDQCKNEKYQREQEKLKEEWEKAQREVMEEERKYREEERRILEETVMPLTPRSSALPSPSRGELMSSSGAQDTIFQSQPEREHIQEVLEGQTRTTEENRRSDISTAEESSKAARSLVSQNSSQAESSGRQTPFPAQSSAPVKTPHVHTADSSRPSRPAGEQRNDLMGSSVGHSSPKPPAAADAQPPAPSRSVSGKKLCSSCTQPLGKGAAMIIETLSLYFHIHCFKCGLCKGQLGDTTTGTDVRIRNGLLNCHQCYIRSRSAGQPTTL from the exons GGGAAGTGACTGCAGTCGAAGGCTCAAAAAC GTTTTGATTACCGTCTACTGGCTTGGTCGTGCTGCCAACAGCTTCACCTCCTACAGTGGGCCAACACTGGACCTAAAAGAGTTTGAGGCCCTGCTGTCACAAATGCAAAAG GAGGCAGAGGTGACGGAAAGCCCAAGTCTCAGCATCCGGGACAGTGGCTATATCGACTGCTGGGACTCTGAGCGCAGTGACTCTCTGTCTCCGCCGCGTCACGGGCGCGAGGATTCATTTGACAGCCTGGACTCCTTTGGTTCCCGCTCACAGCAGACCCCATCGCCAGATGTCCTGGCTGTCCGCGGTAGTAGTGATG gccgTGGCAGTGACTCAGAGTCTGATGGCCTTCCGAACAGGAAGATGCCAGACATCCATAAGGATGACATGTTGGCGCGGCGAACATCAGTCACTGAGCTACGGACCGCCATGCCGTTCAACCAGTACCTGCCCAATAAGAGCAATCAGAGCGGATATGTGCCGCTGGCGCTCCGCAAGAAGAAGAACAACAAAGAAGCAGACGGAGGCGGAAGCTGGAGTACTACCACCTCACCTGTGGGGGGGAGTAGGCCTTGCAG TACTCCAGCCCGCTCATGCTCAGAGGAACTCCTTGCACATTCAGCATCTGTTGTAACAAACAACACCATCAACGCGGCTGGAGGACATCAGACGGATACACACCAACAGGATGCAGGAGGCGCAGGTGCAAAGGGAGGTGATACACTGGCTTTTCAGAGCCTGGCCTTGACTACTTCTGACTTCAGTGTGTTGCCCAGTGCCATGGCAACCACTTCAACGGGAACATCAGATACAGACCGACAAAAGGGAATGACACTAAGTGAGAGAGATGACGGAAAAGAAGAGAAACCTTGGTTGGACTTCTTTCTTCCAGCAAC GAGTATGAGTATGGTGGACATGCACGGTGAGGAAAATAGGCTGCAGCCACACAGTCAGGTGCGTCACGAGCAGATGCTCAACCAGTACAACCAGATGAAGGAAGAGGAAAGTCACTGGCAGGAT GACCTGGCCCGATGGAAAAGTCGTAGGAGGAGTATATCTCAGGATCTCAttaaaaaagaggaggagaggaaactGATGGAGCAGTTATTGACaggacatgtggacatttctcagaggaggagaagcaTCAAGACTTACAGAGAGATAGTCCAGGACAA GGAGCAGCGTGAGGAGGAGCTGCGACTGGCATACAAACAAGCTAAAACTCCAGAGGAAGCATCAGCCATCCTTCACCGTTATGCACAGCGTTTCTCCGTCAGTGAAGCCGTACTGGAACGCCTGCAGCTGCCAAAGCTCCTGGACCGCAGCGTGTCCGCTGACCCTTCCTTCCCAATCTCTCTGTCAGCCTCTCCCACAACTCCAGATCCTTTTGATGAAGACCCAGACGGGCCCTTGAAATATCTGCGACAACATTCAGCACCAACTCCAAAGTTTACGTCAACACTGGAGGCACGAATAGAAGAGATTCCCAAAGAGCCACCGTCCCAGCAGAGACTTCACGTCCGCTCTCGCTCATCGGAGCCGCCCTCAACCCGAGCCCTATCCCCCAAAGCTGTGCCTTTGCTCTCCCCCAAGCCTTACATCCAGTTCCGACCTGCTGCAGCTGAAACCAGGGACAGCAAG acagGACGTGTACTGCAGGTAAACGGTGAAGACAGCATTGGTGCTCCTCACATGAAGCCCCAGAGTGAGGAGAGAGAAACTCCTCACTTCCAGGCATCTCCCTCCTCGTCTGGAAACAAGGCTTCAGACACCTCAACCCACAGTGATGAAGGAGGGAGGCCGTCCTCGACAACGGCCTCTCTGACAAGCTGCTGCTCTGAGGCAGCTACCCAGGACATCCGCCAAGAGCACGCCATTGAGCGCTCCACACCTCCCAGCCGCCCTACTTCACTCCCAGAG AAGCTGCAAACGCCAGATGGAAGCTTTGTTGAGACTGTGGGTCACCCCAATGCACCGTTAAACACTACAGATCAACAAGCGCCACCTGCAGGTCTGAGTCCCACACTGCTCCCCTCACACCTTGTGGTGGATTTCACAGTGGAAGAAA AAGCCAAACAGGAGCAACAGAAAACTGAGCTCACCAGTGAAAATCTCTCAAGCCTGATCCggtcagaaatgcacacacagaaaaacaagccCAAAACCGCAGCG GAACCCTCACAAACAGAGACGAAGCTCAGCTTGGAAGCTTCAGCATCGTTTGGATATCAACCCTCGAGGGAAACTCCAGCAG ACTTTGAAATCAGTGTCAGGTCTCTGCAGGCAACCAGCAACCCTAAGTTACGCTGGGAGTTCTTCGCTCTGTCAG AGGACGCAGAAAAGGATCAGTGCAAAAAT GAGAAGTACCAGCGAGAGCAGGAGAAGTTGAAGGAGGAGTGGGAGAAAGCGCAGAGGGAAGtcatggaggaggagaggaaataCCGTGAGGAG GAACGAAGGATACTGGAAGAAACGGTGATGCCGCTGACGCCCCGCTCATCAGCCTTGCCCTCGCCCAGCCGGGGGGAGCTAATGTCCTCCTCTGGGGCTCAGGACACAATCTTCCAGTCACAACCTGAGCGAGAACACATACAGGAAGTGCTGGAGGGGCAGACA AGAACCACAGAGGAGAACAGGAGGAGTGACATCAGCACCGCTGAGGAGAGCTCCAAAGCTGCCAGAAG CTTGGTGAGTCAGAACAGCAGTCAGGCAGAGAGTTCTGGTCGCCAAACACCTTTTCCAGCCCAGTCTTCAGCTCCAGTGAAGACGCCACATGTGCACACGGCAGACAGCAGCAGACCCAGCCGGCCTGCAGGAGAGCAAAG GAATGACCTGATGGGTTCTAGCGTAGGCCACAGCTCCCCAAAgcctcctgcagcagcagacgCTCAGCCTCCAGCGCCCAGCAG GTCTGTCAGTGGGAAGAAGCTGTGCTCCAGCTGCACTCAGCCATTAGGGAAAGGTGCAGCAATGATCATCGAGACTCTCAGTCTCTATTTCCACATCCACTGCTTCAAG TGTGGTCTGTGCAAAGGGCAGTTAGGCGACACAACCACCGGCACCGACGTCCGGATCAGAAACGGGCTCCTGAACTGCCACCAGTGCTACATCCGCTCCCGCT CGGCTGGACAGCCAACCACATTGTGA
- the limch1 gene encoding LIM and calponin homology domains-containing protein 1 isoform X2, whose translation MASPVADAGLSQQHPLNSAAGSAFQEAQKWIEAATGRSFGDKDFRGNLENGIFLCELLSSIKPGLVKKINRLPTPIAGLDNLTAFLRGCEELGLKGSQLFDPGDLQDTSTRPTAKGSDCSRRLKNVLITVYWLGRAANSFTSYSGPTLDLKEFEALLSQMQKEAEVTESPSLSIRDSGYIDCWDSERSDSLSPPRHGREDSFDSLDSFGSRSQQTPSPDVLAVRGSSDGRGSDSESDGLPNRKMPDIHKDDMLARRTSVTELRTAMPFNQYLPNKSNQSGYVPLALRKKKNNKEADGGGSWSTTTSPVGGSRPCSTPARSCSEELLAHSASVVTNNTINAAGGHQTDTHQQDAGGAGAKGGDTLAFQSLALTTSDFSVLPSAMATTSTGTSDTDRQKGMTLSERDDGKEEKPWLDFFLPATSMSMVDMHGEENRLQPHSQVRHEQMLNQYNQMKEEESHWQDDLARWKSRRRSISQDLIKKEEERKLMEQLLTGHVDISQRRRSIKTYREIVQDKEQREEELRLAYKQAKTPEEASAILHRYAQRFSVSEAVLERLQLPKLLDRSVSADPSFPISLSASPTTPDPFDEDPDGPLKYLRQHSAPTPKFTSTLEARIEEIPKEPPSQQRLHVRSRSSEPPSTRALSPKAVPLLSPKPYIQFRPAAAETRDSKTGRVLQVNGEDSIGAPHMKPQSEERETPHFQASPSSSGNKASDTSTHSDEGGRPSSTTASLTSCCSEAATQDIRQEHAIERSTPPSRPTSLPEKLQTPDGSFVETVGHPNAPLNTTDQQAPPAGLSPTLLPSHLVVDFTVEEKAKQEQQKTELTSENLSSLIRSEMHTQKNKPKTAAEPSQTETKLSLEASASFGYQPSRETPADFEISVRSLQATSNPKLRWEFFALSEDAEKDQCKNAKREDRWSWDPDEERKRQERWQQEQEHMLQEKYQREQEKLKEEWEKAQREVMEEERKYREEERRILEETVMPLTPRSSALPSPSRGELMSSSGAQDTIFQSQPEREHIQEVLEGQTRTTEENRRSDISTAEESSKAARSLVSQNSSQAESSGRQTPFPAQSSAPVKTPHVHTADSSRPSRPAGEQRNDLMGSSVGHSSPKPPAAADAQPPAPSRSVSGKKLCSSCTQPLGKGAAMIIETLSLYFHIHCFKCGLCKGQLGDTTTGTDVRIRNGLLNCHQCYIRSRSAGQPTTL comes from the exons GGGAAGTGACTGCAGTCGAAGGCTCAAAAAC GTTTTGATTACCGTCTACTGGCTTGGTCGTGCTGCCAACAGCTTCACCTCCTACAGTGGGCCAACACTGGACCTAAAAGAGTTTGAGGCCCTGCTGTCACAAATGCAAAAG GAGGCAGAGGTGACGGAAAGCCCAAGTCTCAGCATCCGGGACAGTGGCTATATCGACTGCTGGGACTCTGAGCGCAGTGACTCTCTGTCTCCGCCGCGTCACGGGCGCGAGGATTCATTTGACAGCCTGGACTCCTTTGGTTCCCGCTCACAGCAGACCCCATCGCCAGATGTCCTGGCTGTCCGCGGTAGTAGTGATG gccgTGGCAGTGACTCAGAGTCTGATGGCCTTCCGAACAGGAAGATGCCAGACATCCATAAGGATGACATGTTGGCGCGGCGAACATCAGTCACTGAGCTACGGACCGCCATGCCGTTCAACCAGTACCTGCCCAATAAGAGCAATCAGAGCGGATATGTGCCGCTGGCGCTCCGCAAGAAGAAGAACAACAAAGAAGCAGACGGAGGCGGAAGCTGGAGTACTACCACCTCACCTGTGGGGGGGAGTAGGCCTTGCAG TACTCCAGCCCGCTCATGCTCAGAGGAACTCCTTGCACATTCAGCATCTGTTGTAACAAACAACACCATCAACGCGGCTGGAGGACATCAGACGGATACACACCAACAGGATGCAGGAGGCGCAGGTGCAAAGGGAGGTGATACACTGGCTTTTCAGAGCCTGGCCTTGACTACTTCTGACTTCAGTGTGTTGCCCAGTGCCATGGCAACCACTTCAACGGGAACATCAGATACAGACCGACAAAAGGGAATGACACTAAGTGAGAGAGATGACGGAAAAGAAGAGAAACCTTGGTTGGACTTCTTTCTTCCAGCAAC GAGTATGAGTATGGTGGACATGCACGGTGAGGAAAATAGGCTGCAGCCACACAGTCAGGTGCGTCACGAGCAGATGCTCAACCAGTACAACCAGATGAAGGAAGAGGAAAGTCACTGGCAGGAT GACCTGGCCCGATGGAAAAGTCGTAGGAGGAGTATATCTCAGGATCTCAttaaaaaagaggaggagaggaaactGATGGAGCAGTTATTGACaggacatgtggacatttctcagaggaggagaagcaTCAAGACTTACAGAGAGATAGTCCAGGACAA GGAGCAGCGTGAGGAGGAGCTGCGACTGGCATACAAACAAGCTAAAACTCCAGAGGAAGCATCAGCCATCCTTCACCGTTATGCACAGCGTTTCTCCGTCAGTGAAGCCGTACTGGAACGCCTGCAGCTGCCAAAGCTCCTGGACCGCAGCGTGTCCGCTGACCCTTCCTTCCCAATCTCTCTGTCAGCCTCTCCCACAACTCCAGATCCTTTTGATGAAGACCCAGACGGGCCCTTGAAATATCTGCGACAACATTCAGCACCAACTCCAAAGTTTACGTCAACACTGGAGGCACGAATAGAAGAGATTCCCAAAGAGCCACCGTCCCAGCAGAGACTTCACGTCCGCTCTCGCTCATCGGAGCCGCCCTCAACCCGAGCCCTATCCCCCAAAGCTGTGCCTTTGCTCTCCCCCAAGCCTTACATCCAGTTCCGACCTGCTGCAGCTGAAACCAGGGACAGCAAG acagGACGTGTACTGCAGGTAAACGGTGAAGACAGCATTGGTGCTCCTCACATGAAGCCCCAGAGTGAGGAGAGAGAAACTCCTCACTTCCAGGCATCTCCCTCCTCGTCTGGAAACAAGGCTTCAGACACCTCAACCCACAGTGATGAAGGAGGGAGGCCGTCCTCGACAACGGCCTCTCTGACAAGCTGCTGCTCTGAGGCAGCTACCCAGGACATCCGCCAAGAGCACGCCATTGAGCGCTCCACACCTCCCAGCCGCCCTACTTCACTCCCAGAG AAGCTGCAAACGCCAGATGGAAGCTTTGTTGAGACTGTGGGTCACCCCAATGCACCGTTAAACACTACAGATCAACAAGCGCCACCTGCAGGTCTGAGTCCCACACTGCTCCCCTCACACCTTGTGGTGGATTTCACAGTGGAAGAAA AAGCCAAACAGGAGCAACAGAAAACTGAGCTCACCAGTGAAAATCTCTCAAGCCTGATCCggtcagaaatgcacacacagaaaaacaagccCAAAACCGCAGCG GAACCCTCACAAACAGAGACGAAGCTCAGCTTGGAAGCTTCAGCATCGTTTGGATATCAACCCTCGAGGGAAACTCCAGCAG ACTTTGAAATCAGTGTCAGGTCTCTGCAGGCAACCAGCAACCCTAAGTTACGCTGGGAGTTCTTCGCTCTGTCAG AGGACGCAGAAAAGGATCAGTGCAAAAAT GCCAAGCGGGAAGACCGCTGGTCTTGGGACCCGGATGAGGAGCGAAAGCGTCAGGAAAGGTGGCAGCAAGAGCAGGAGCACATGCTGCAG GAGAAGTACCAGCGAGAGCAGGAGAAGTTGAAGGAGGAGTGGGAGAAAGCGCAGAGGGAAGtcatggaggaggagaggaaataCCGTGAGGAG GAACGAAGGATACTGGAAGAAACGGTGATGCCGCTGACGCCCCGCTCATCAGCCTTGCCCTCGCCCAGCCGGGGGGAGCTAATGTCCTCCTCTGGGGCTCAGGACACAATCTTCCAGTCACAACCTGAGCGAGAACACATACAGGAAGTGCTGGAGGGGCAGACA AGAACCACAGAGGAGAACAGGAGGAGTGACATCAGCACCGCTGAGGAGAGCTCCAAAGCTGCCAGAAG CTTGGTGAGTCAGAACAGCAGTCAGGCAGAGAGTTCTGGTCGCCAAACACCTTTTCCAGCCCAGTCTTCAGCTCCAGTGAAGACGCCACATGTGCACACGGCAGACAGCAGCAGACCCAGCCGGCCTGCAGGAGAGCAAAG GAATGACCTGATGGGTTCTAGCGTAGGCCACAGCTCCCCAAAgcctcctgcagcagcagacgCTCAGCCTCCAGCGCCCAGCAG GTCTGTCAGTGGGAAGAAGCTGTGCTCCAGCTGCACTCAGCCATTAGGGAAAGGTGCAGCAATGATCATCGAGACTCTCAGTCTCTATTTCCACATCCACTGCTTCAAG TGTGGTCTGTGCAAAGGGCAGTTAGGCGACACAACCACCGGCACCGACGTCCGGATCAGAAACGGGCTCCTGAACTGCCACCAGTGCTACATCCGCTCCCGCT CGGCTGGACAGCCAACCACATTGTGA